Proteins from a genomic interval of Denticeps clupeoides chromosome 20, fDenClu1.1, whole genome shotgun sequence:
- the znf706 gene encoding zinc finger protein 706 has protein sequence MARGHQKIQSQQKNAKKQAEAKKSKGHDQKTAAKAALVFTCGVCRSQMPDPKTFKQHFESKHPKSPLPPELVGVEA, from the exons ATGGCCCGCGGACACCAGAAGATCCAGTCCCAGCAGAAGAATGCCAAGAAGCAGGCGGAAGCGAAGAAGTCGAAGGGCCACGACCAGAAGACCGCGGCGAAGGCGGCTCTGGTGTTCACCTGTGGCGTCTGCAGG TCTCAAATGCCAGATCCGAAAACATTCAAACAGCACTTTGAGAGCAAACACCCGAAATCCCCCCTTCCCCCTGAGCTGGTGGGCGTGGAGGCGTGA